A single window of Pseudarthrobacter defluvii DNA harbors:
- a CDS encoding alpha-mannosidase, whose translation MHDDRTITEVRLARFVRERIAPAVYSRSVPLALSSWEVPGEPVPALEAMRQEFQPQEHGAAWGRPWGTTWLRLQGEVPESWGGSPDTSLEVVVDLGFTTEAPGFQCEGIAWRADGTIIKAISPRNQYIPLKLLGSGMAVDFYVEAAANPDMAQGWTFAATPLGDKATAGGAPQYRLGSIAIAELNQCVWELQQDVWTLSGLMEQLPLELPRRHEILRAFERMMDVMDPDDVAGTAAAGRQALAEVLARPAYASAHQLVATGHAHIDSAWLWPVRETVRKCARTFSNVVALMDEDPSFVFSCSSAQQLAWIKELYPELFSRIREKVRAGQFVPVGGMWVESDTNMPGGEAMARQFVEGKGFFLAEFGIECREAWLPDSFGYSAALPQIVKAAGSTWFLTQKISWNQTNRMPHHTFNWEGIDGTRLFTHFPPVDTYNSDLSGRDLAHAERNYRDHGHGSVSLVPFGFGDGGGGPTREMLAAAARTEDLEGSPRVRIGSAESFFRQAEEEYQALPVWVGEMYLELHRGTYTSQARTKKGNRRSEHLLREAELWCATAAVRRPGAFDYPAVELQRLWQLVLLQQFHDILPGSSIAWVHQDAERNYQAIETALEGLINQAAAAMLGSGDRHFLLNAAPHARDGVPALGVGEPVARPKPVQATEHDGGYVLDNGIIRAVVDADGLLASLRDHASGREAIAPGQRGNLLELHRDTPNEWDAWDIDEFYRRNVTPLVRAESVRLAREGGSAVVEVKRLAGTSPLTQRMTLAPGSPSLEITTSVDWQEHEKLLKLGFALDVRADRSAAETQFGHVFRPTHTNTSWEAAKFEICAHRWIHVGEPGYGVAVSNSSTYGHDVARSIRESDGGTTTTVRLSLLRAPKFPDPGADRGRHELTVAVRPGADIADAVQEGYRTNLAPRLVRGASPVEPLFSVSNPALVIEAVKLAQDGSGDVVVRLYESLGQRSAGTITANFPVRDTVPTDLLERGTEAPGVMPGGRGAELTLRPFQLVTLRFARTGA comes from the coding sequence TTGCATGACGACCGCACAATCACGGAAGTCCGCCTGGCGCGGTTTGTGCGCGAGCGCATTGCCCCTGCCGTCTACAGCAGGTCGGTCCCGCTTGCCCTGAGCAGCTGGGAAGTCCCCGGCGAGCCCGTCCCGGCGCTTGAGGCGATGCGGCAGGAGTTCCAGCCGCAGGAGCACGGCGCCGCCTGGGGCCGGCCGTGGGGGACCACCTGGCTGCGGCTGCAAGGGGAGGTGCCTGAGTCATGGGGCGGCAGTCCGGATACCTCCCTTGAGGTGGTGGTGGACCTTGGGTTCACCACCGAAGCCCCCGGCTTCCAGTGCGAGGGCATAGCGTGGCGGGCCGACGGCACCATCATCAAGGCCATCTCACCCCGCAACCAGTACATCCCCTTGAAGCTGCTGGGCAGCGGCATGGCGGTGGACTTTTACGTGGAGGCGGCCGCGAACCCGGATATGGCACAGGGCTGGACCTTCGCCGCCACGCCGCTGGGTGACAAAGCGACCGCCGGGGGAGCGCCGCAATACCGGCTGGGAAGCATCGCCATCGCTGAACTCAACCAGTGCGTGTGGGAACTCCAACAGGACGTGTGGACGCTGTCCGGCCTCATGGAACAACTCCCGCTGGAGCTTCCCCGCCGCCACGAGATCCTCCGGGCTTTCGAACGCATGATGGATGTGATGGATCCCGACGATGTTGCCGGGACCGCTGCGGCAGGACGCCAGGCGCTCGCCGAGGTCCTCGCCAGGCCGGCCTACGCGTCAGCGCACCAGCTGGTTGCCACCGGGCATGCGCACATCGATTCTGCCTGGCTGTGGCCGGTCCGGGAGACCGTCCGCAAATGTGCCAGGACCTTTTCCAATGTGGTGGCCCTGATGGACGAAGACCCGAGCTTTGTCTTTTCCTGTTCGTCTGCGCAGCAGCTGGCGTGGATCAAGGAACTGTACCCGGAGCTGTTCAGCAGGATCCGGGAAAAGGTGCGGGCCGGACAGTTTGTCCCGGTGGGCGGCATGTGGGTGGAGTCGGACACCAACATGCCGGGCGGCGAAGCCATGGCCCGGCAGTTCGTCGAGGGCAAGGGCTTCTTCCTGGCCGAGTTTGGCATTGAGTGCCGGGAGGCCTGGCTGCCGGACTCGTTCGGCTACAGCGCGGCCCTGCCCCAGATCGTCAAGGCGGCGGGCAGCACATGGTTCCTGACCCAGAAGATCTCCTGGAACCAGACCAACAGGATGCCGCACCACACGTTCAACTGGGAGGGGATCGACGGCACCCGGCTGTTCACCCACTTCCCGCCAGTGGACACCTACAACTCGGACCTCAGCGGCCGGGACCTGGCGCACGCCGAGCGCAACTACCGGGACCATGGCCACGGCTCCGTGTCGTTGGTGCCGTTTGGCTTTGGCGACGGCGGCGGCGGCCCCACCCGGGAAATGCTCGCGGCTGCTGCCCGCACCGAGGATCTGGAGGGATCGCCCAGGGTCCGGATCGGCTCAGCCGAGAGTTTCTTCCGGCAGGCCGAGGAAGAGTACCAGGCCCTGCCCGTCTGGGTGGGGGAGATGTACCTCGAACTCCACCGCGGCACGTACACCAGCCAGGCCCGCACCAAGAAGGGCAACCGGCGCAGTGAGCACCTGCTGCGAGAGGCGGAGCTGTGGTGTGCCACGGCCGCTGTGCGGAGGCCGGGTGCCTTCGACTACCCGGCCGTCGAACTCCAGCGCCTCTGGCAGTTGGTCCTGCTCCAGCAGTTCCACGACATCCTTCCCGGCAGCTCCATTGCCTGGGTCCACCAGGACGCGGAGCGGAACTACCAGGCCATTGAAACTGCCCTCGAAGGGCTGATCAACCAGGCTGCTGCCGCCATGCTGGGGTCCGGTGACCGGCACTTCCTGCTCAACGCGGCTCCACACGCCAGGGACGGCGTCCCTGCACTGGGAGTGGGGGAGCCCGTGGCGCGCCCGAAACCCGTGCAGGCCACAGAGCACGACGGCGGCTACGTCCTGGACAACGGGATCATCCGTGCCGTGGTTGACGCAGACGGCCTTCTCGCCTCCTTGCGCGACCACGCGAGTGGCCGGGAAGCCATCGCCCCAGGTCAGCGGGGAAACCTGCTGGAGCTGCACCGGGACACCCCCAACGAGTGGGATGCCTGGGATATCGACGAGTTCTACCGGCGCAACGTCACGCCTCTGGTGCGGGCAGAATCGGTCCGCCTTGCCAGGGAAGGCGGCAGCGCCGTCGTGGAAGTGAAGCGGCTGGCGGGCACCTCGCCGCTGACCCAGCGCATGACGCTGGCCCCTGGCAGTCCGTCACTGGAAATCACCACGTCGGTGGACTGGCAGGAGCACGAAAAGCTGCTGAAACTCGGCTTCGCCCTCGATGTCCGGGCAGACCGGTCGGCTGCCGAAACGCAGTTCGGCCACGTCTTCCGGCCCACCCATACCAACACGTCCTGGGAAGCGGCCAAGTTCGAGATCTGTGCCCACCGGTGGATCCATGTGGGCGAACCCGGCTACGGCGTGGCGGTGTCCAACTCATCGACGTACGGCCATGACGTGGCCAGGAGCATCAGGGAATCCGACGGCGGAACCACCACCACGGTGCGTCTCTCCCTGCTCCGGGCGCCGAAGTTCCCCGACCCGGGGGCCGACCGCGGCCGCCATGAGCTCACGGTGGCTGTTCGTCCGGGCGCTGATATCGCGGACGCAGTCCAAGAGGGGTACCGGACCAATCTGGCACCGCGGCTGGTCCGGGGCGCCTCCCCGGTGGAGCCGCTCTTCTCCGTCAGCAATCCGGCGCTGGTCATCGAAGCAGTCAAGCTGGCCCAGGACGGTTCGGGAGACGTGGTGGTCCGCCTTTACGAGTCTTTGGGGCAGCGCTCCGCCGGAACGATCACCGCCAACTTCCCGGTGCGGGACACTGTGCCAACGGATCTCCTGGAACGCGGCACTGAAGCTCCCGGAGTTATGCCGGGCGGGCGCGGCGCAGAGCTCACGCTTCGGCCGTTCCAGCTGGTGACGCTGAGGTTCGCCCGGACGGGAGCCTAA